The stretch of DNA agtttgtttctttgaaatcttgttcttgtaaaaaaataaaataattgggTATGAAGACTATGGCAACACAGAATTGATCGGCAAAAGGAAAATAGCAAAGGAAGCTCTCGTGTTTACGGTTAGCGCCAAAAATGGAAAGTGGAAGATTCCTATTGCTTAATTCCTGACAGCTGGAGCTACAGGGCAAGAAAAATACCAGCTCATACAGGAAATCCTTAATTCTTTATCCAGTATGGATATCAAAATTATCTCATTCACGTTTGATGGTCCgacatccaaaaaaaaagaacttctaaAATTGACACTCTTTAAGTGTTTAATTCCACACAAATCGTTTTCACACAAACACTCAACACACAAACACTAAGGCGATATTAAAGAAGCCTTCTTAGTTCCAGTAGTAGTAGTAagtgtttaattaattaagtcgAAATTGAATGTTACTCAAAAGACACGCATGAAAATAGCCATACACCTGCCTAGCCTAATCTCTTATGACCCTTAGTTACTCAAACGACACGAATTTTTGAAGTTACTCAAATGAcacagaaattttattaaacccTTTTCCTAACTTACAGAAATCATAAACCTATTTCTTTACGTCACGTAACATTTCGGAGATATTATTCCATTCATCAGGTATACTAGAGTCTTGagagaaaatctattttgtcTTATGGATTGAATTAGAACTTAATAACATTCTGCGTTAATCCtccatttaaacattttaatatagGAGAGTTTCTTCTAAAGAGGATAAActattgaatgaatttttatatccTTTGTGTATAAGAGGCAAAAAATTTGCAACCTTCACAGGAATTGGCACTGCAAGGTTCTCTATTCCTTTCTATAAATTGTTTGTCTGAAATTATTGATTGTTTATCCGACTGGCAGGTACAACAACATGAAGTTCAGGAAATTAAACAATATACTACATAATACTTTTTAACGGAAGTCTTTGCTGAAAGTGTAAcacctacatatataaatgTGTATAGATTTAGGGCCAAATAACTATATGGGAGACATGCCTCATAAAATGGCTATTTTTTGGCACAATATTTCTCCTAACGTTTCTTTAAATCATAAGTGTGGTTGGTGGTTTATTGGCACAGAGAGCTTAAATGGTGTAAATCTTATTGGTGAAGATAATGTATCTCTGTTCCGAAGAGCGAAAAGGCGATGCGGAAACTAAATCATTTGATATTGATTTTGGCCACAACGCCCAAAGCATAAAAAGCCCATTTGATGGATTCTAAAAATTCCTCCACGGTATTGGCGTTAGAACGTGATGCCAGGGGAGACTTGcctgaaaagaaattctgaTTATtgctaaaatgaaaattaaatatttgtccaGCAAATTGATGAGTTTATAGTTTCGgttgtatattatgtattatgtgcgtgtacataaaaatagagaagaaatGGGCACAAAATATCACATTTCTCCGCGTTCCGAGCAACTGAACTAGATGTTAATCTAACGttaaatttgtgtttttttgtcacttttttccaaaagcatttttggagtaaattctttcttttttttcttattctgttGTACATGATATTGAAATTTGAAGAGGCGTGACGCGGAATTTTTATTAGCTGTAAGACATCCAAAAATGCAGAATCTTCAATTAAAGCCATTTTATAGTGCCAATTCAGCAAATCGATTATTATTAGGCATTATTGCCCctttttttcgtcttcttATCTCCTTTTGGTGATATGTTAATTGCTGTCTTTGTCCATTTGTTggagaataaatttcattttgtctTCATTCTTGAAACCTTTTCACAGGTGGAAGCTGGAGATGTGATTGTAAAAGTAAATGGCACGGATGTTCATCGATATACAACTAAAGAAGGTTCgttcttttcttctattctGGGATCCCCCCATGGAATTGGGGTCTATTTTTGGGCAATCTATAAATATAcctaagaaaatatttcttatttttctcccCTCTTTTTTGTAGTGCTGAAATGCTTAAGATTGTCTCAAGATCCCGTCACATTGGAGCTAAGAAGaggtaaaagaaaagagaataattttatctaGTGAGTGaggaaaagagaatttatttgttttccatTTGTTTTCTCATATAGATCCCAATGTAAAAGCACACGTGCGGAAATATCTGGAGCAAACTAGCAATTTGCATCCAGATGCTGAAATTCGGCCATTTAGTCTCAACGATAGTGCATTGTCACCCAAAGGAGCGGGAGCAGCAAGTAGTCAAGCGGGTGCAAGATTTGGACACAATCCGGCCTATCGGGgacaacagcagcagcagcagcagcaacattCGGAAGTAACACAGAGTCGCCCATCGAGGATACCGCAAATTGTACGTGGGCAAACTGTACCACCTGTCACCACATCACACGCTCAACCGACAAAAAGTGCCCCGCAGTCACCGCAtgggaataaaattaagaatgtCTCACATATTCCCTCGTCAAATGGGACAAACAACAACAATAACAGCCAAATTGTTCCCCCAGCAAATAATAAGGCAAGATTTGAAGCTTACATGATGACTGGAGATTTGATACTCAACCTCTCGAGGACACCACAGAGTTCAGGGTTGATTACATCACATGCAAAGaaggtaaaaagaaataactttgctataaaaaaaaatttccttcatttcaatcattttttaatgtttttttttcaggtggATAGTTTACGGGATTCTCCGTCGAGGATTAGCCGAAGAAATGGTGCTATGGCTCCACAAGCAAAATACGATTCATCCCCATCATCGCCAACATATTCAACAGATGACTTTAGTGGTGACTCAAACAATTCCAATAAGGTTCTCATTGAGAAGGATAACAATTCCATAATAGATAGCATTGAGACAAAGGCATCGCAACACAGTGGTTCTATAAATAGTGTGCAACAGAAAAGTAAAAGTGTAAAAGGAAGTGGTGTGATGTGTAACAGTACAGGAgaaggtggtggtggtggtgcatTAAGTGCTAATGACAGTGCTCCTCACAGAAAGGATATGTGTAGCGTGGTGAAGAGTTCATCATCGCATGATTCAGCAGCATCAGCAGTTGTGGATAATAGGCAATGGGTACATGATGGGAATCATGCAACAAGTGACAGTGTTGATTGTGCGGGACAGCAACGTATGGCGGAGAGGGGTGCATCGTGTTCGTCacagatgatgatgatgagaaaACAGCCAAAAGAACATACCTTTGATAAATCCTATCTTCCAACATCTTCCGTATCTTCCTCCTCGTCAACGGTCAAAAGTGATGCCGTGAGTTCTCCCGATGTGTGTTTTTCAGTGCCTACATCCCCAATTTCGATGACAACACCTGTCCTCGAGGATCTTGCGGTGCTCAAGAAGCGCGATTCTGCCAATTCAGTCCCAACCAGCCCCGAATCTGCTGGGCAACCAGAAACAAAGTTACGCCGTACGAATAATACGCATAATGGTGTTGTGCGCAAATGCGATGCAGCTGGCTTTAGGACAAGCCGCTCGGAGGATCATTTGCAGCAAAGTCAACGCGATGGCCTGAGTGCGGTGATACCCATTGATATTGATGAAGATGTCAATAGTTCGCTCAATACACTCCTCGATACGCGGCATGATTCCGAAGATAGTCAAAGTAGCGATAGGGATCGTATTGTATGGACCTACAATGCACCAATTATTCAACAAATCTCCGCACATTCATCCACATCACACTCCAGCTCCATTAGTTCATCGCCACAGCATACGAATACACCAGCATCACCCACATCCGTATCAAGGTGAGAAAGAATATTTCCTATTACAAAATTCCTTCTAAAAATCtccgaaaataaaaaaaaatgtttatttgagtgaaaataatattgaaatatttggaaatattcggatgatttgctaaaagaatttaaaaaaaaattcaacagatAGACTCCTCTTAGTTTTTAGTCATAACAGTTGTAAAATCTAGCCTGAAAATTACTAAATCCAAGTTCAAAACATACTGAATTTTAACATGCCTAGGACGTACTCAATTTAAGccttaaaaatactaaattcaagcctaataCGTATCGAGTTTCAGcctaaatataataaatttaagcctaaaaattattaaatttatgtctaaaaagtttattttcaagCCCAAAACGTACTTTATTTCAGCCTAAAAAGTaggtattaaattcaatgctaTAACGTACTGATTTTTACAccaaaagtactaaaatcaagcttaaaaagttaattacTTTGTAataaggaatattttaataaataaaaatattccgatCATCGGaattattcggattatttgaaCAGAAATTCCagattttttgctaaaaagaatttatttgtgcCTTTCATGTTAGTTCCGTGATGTCTTCAAACTCCAGCTCAAAGGGTGAGAAGAATGCAACAAATAGTGCCAGAATGGATACACATCAAAATCTCATTGGGCCACCAAATGGTGATCATAGTGTGTCCGAAGCTGTCTCCAATATCTCAAGTCCCGACTATCAGGATGAGGATAATTTGTTGAGTTCAAAGGATATGGCAGCAATGGCAATAAGTGATCCAAGTGATTCAGATTCAACAATTCTCGTGTCAGATACAGTTCATAGGATACAGGATAAAGATAATAAGATTACAATTCATTTGCGCcaacaaaattcacaattcaTCCAGCACGGGTACTCAGAGCTCAAGAATTCA from Lutzomyia longipalpis isolate SR_M1_2022 chromosome 1, ASM2433408v1 encodes:
- the LOC129786755 gene encoding PH and SEC7 domain-containing protein isoform X4; its protein translation is MEENFEIILRKSDNSLGFSLLGSAAGLPHVIYDIVENSPAAESGEVEAGDVIVKVNGTDVHRYTTKEVLKCLRLSQDPVTLELRRDPNVKAHVRKYLEQTSNLHPDAEIRPFSLNDSALSPKGAGAASSQAGARFGHNPAYRGQQQQQQQQHSEVTQSRPSRIPQIVRGQTVPPVTTSHAQPTKSAPQSPHGNKIKNVSHIPSSNGTNNNNNSQIVPPANNKARFEAYMMTGDLILNLSRTPQSSGLITSHAKKVDSLRDSPSRISRRNGAMAPQAKYDSSPSSPTYSTDDFSGDSNNSNKVLIEKDNNSIIDSIETKASQHSGSINSVQQKSKSVKGSGVMCNSTGEGGGGGALSANDSAPHRKDMCSVVKSSSSHDSAASAVVDNRQWVHDGNHATSDSVDCAGQQRMAERGASCSSQMMMMRKQPKEHTFDKSYLPTSSVSSSSSTVKSDAVSSPDVCFSVPTSPISMTTPVLEDLAVLKKRDSANSVPTSPESAGQPETKLRRTNNTHNGVVRKCDAAGFRTSRSEDHLQQSQRDGLSAVIPIDIDEDVNSSLNTLLDTRHDSEDSQSSDRDRIVWTYNAPIIQQISAHSSTSHSSSISSSPQHTNTPASPTSVSSSVMSSNSSSKGEKNATNSARMDTHQNLIGPPNGDHSVSEAVSNISSPDYQDEDNLLSSKDMAAMAISDPSDSDSTILVSDTVHRIQDKDNKITIHLRQQNSQFIQHGYSELKNSEDELATLTEDPPTMQIESSGFQDAKESSPPVSDDGSDVDSLHSYHYSPKAVDMPSAVRLAKRLYALDGFKKSDVSRHLSKNNDFTRAVADEYLKYFNFERLTLDEALRQFLQQFSLSGETQERERVLVHFSKRYLDCNPGTFNSQDAVHTLTCAIMLLNTDLHGQNIGRKMTCSEFIDNLSELNDGENFPKDILKYLYQAIKNHPLEWALDEESPDQQKSRADNSIQGNQLGTNSLLDTMNSVAAIEYKKGYVMRKCCYDSNYKKTPFGKRSWKMFYCTLRDLVLYLHKDEHGFRKNQMSDNVHNAIRIHHALATKATDYTKKQHVFRLQTADQSEYLFQTSDSKELQSWIDTINCVCASFSAPPLEGGVGSQKRFQRPLLPSNHTKLLLREQLLSHDTKIIQLENEIEEHRRGPVPTKGLPLQNYKEKESFLLYELKRYKTYSEILSTRMMSGEQDIQNAISQQQTPAGLLSDEGLSNTYHNSLIANTGGGFQVGPNGGSGQNAGATMQQPPHAESMQMTMQQQQQPATNRKENKYKT
- the LOC129786755 gene encoding PH and SEC7 domain-containing protein isoform X1; amino-acid sequence: MEENFEIILRKSDNSLGFSLLGSAAGLPHVIYDIVENSPAAESGEVEAGDVIVKVNGTDVHRYTTKEVLKCLRLSQDPVTLELRRDPNVKAHVRKYLEQTSNLHPDAEIRPFSLNDSALSPKGAGAASSQAGARFGHNPAYRGQQQQQQQQHSEVTQSRPSRIPQIVRGQTVPPVTTSHAQPTKSAPQSPHGNKIKNVSHIPSSNGTNNNNNSQIVPPANNKARFEAYMMTGDLILNLSRTPQSSGLITSHAKKVDSLRDSPSRISRRNGAMAPQAKYDSSPSSPTYSTDDFSGDSNNSNKVLIEKDNNSIIDSIETKASQHSGSINSVQQKSKSVKGSGVMCNSTGEGGGGGALSANDSAPHRKDMCSVVKSSSSHDSAASAVVDNRQWVHDGNHATSDSVDCAGQQRMAERGASCSSQMMMMRKQPKEHTFDKSYLPTSSVSSSSSTVKSDAVSSPDVCFSVPTSPISMTTPVLEDLAVLKKRDSANSVPTSPESAGQPETKLRRTNNTHNGVVRKCDAAGFRTSRSEDHLQQSQRDGLSAVIPIDIDEDVNSSLNTLLDTRHDSEDSQSSDRDRIVWTYNAPIIQQISAHSSTSHSSSISSSPQHTNTPASPTSVSSSVMSSNSSSKGEKNATNSARMDTHQNLIGPPNGDHSVSEAVSNISSPDYQDEDNLLSSKDMAAMAISDPSDSDSTILVSDTVHRIQDKDNKITIHLRQQNSQFIQHGYSELKNSEDELATLTEDPPTMQIESSGFQDAKESSPPVSDDGSDVDSLHSYHYSPKAVDMPSAVRLAKRLYALDGFKKSDVSRHLSKNNDFTRAVADEYLKYFNFERLTLDEALRQFLQQFSLSGETQERERVLVHFSKRYLDCNPGTFNSQDAVHTLTCAIMLLNTDLHGQNIGRKMTCSEFIDNLSELNDGENFPKDILKYLYQAIKNHPLEWALDEESPDQQKSRADNSIQGNQLGTNSLLDTMNSVAAIEYKKGYVMRKCCYDSNYKKSFCGLFSAPFGKRSWKMFYCTLRDLVLYLHKDEHGFRKNQQMSDNVHNAIRIHHALATKATDYTKKQHVFRLQTADQSEYLFQTSDSKELQSWIDTINCVCASFSAPPLEGGVGSQKRFQRPLLPSNHTKLLLREQLLSHDTKIIQLENEIEEHRRGPVPTKGLPLQNYKEKESFLLYELKRYKTYSEILSTRMMSGEQDIQNAISQQQTPAGLLSDEGLSNTYHNSLIANTGGGFQVGPNGGSGQNAGATMQQPPHAESMQMTMQQQQQPATNRKENKYKT
- the LOC129786755 gene encoding PH and SEC7 domain-containing protein isoform X3 translates to MEENFEIILRKSDNSLGFSLLGSAAGLPHVIYDIVENSPAAESGEVEAGDVIVKVNGTDVHRYTTKEVLKCLRLSQDPVTLELRRDPNVKAHVRKYLEQTSNLHPDAEIRPFSLNDSALSPKGAGAASSQAGARFGHNPAYRGQQQQQQQQHSEVTQSRPSRIPQIVRGQTVPPVTTSHAQPTKSAPQSPHGNKIKNVSHIPSSNGTNNNNNSQIVPPANNKARFEAYMMTGDLILNLSRTPQSSGLITSHAKKVDSLRDSPSRISRRNGAMAPQAKYDSSPSSPTYSTDDFSGDSNNSNKVLIEKDNNSIIDSIETKASQHSGSINSVQQKSKSVKGSGVMCNSTGEGGGGGALSANDSAPHRKDMCSVVKSSSSHDSAASAVVDNRQWVHDGNHATSDSVDCAGQQRMAERGASCSSQMMMMRKQPKEHTFDKSYLPTSSVSSSSSTVKSDAVSSPDVCFSVPTSPISMTTPVLEDLAVLKKRDSANSVPTSPESAGQPETKLRRTNNTHNGVVRKCDAAGFRTSRSEDHLQQSQRDGLSAVIPIDIDEDVNSSLNTLLDTRHDSEDSQSSDRDRIVWTYNAPIIQQISAHSSTSHSSSISSSPQHTNTPASPTSVSSSVMSSNSSSKGEKNATNSARMDTHQNLIGPPNGDHSVSEAVSNISSPDYQDEDNLLSSKDMAAMAISDPSDSDSTILVSDTVHRIQDKDNKITIHLRQQNSQFIQHGYSELKNSEDELATLTEDPPTMQIESSGFQDAKESSPPVSDDGSDVDSLHSYHYSPKAVDMPSAVRLAKRLYALDGFKKSDVSRHLSKNNDFTRAVADEYLKYFNFERLTLDEALRQFLQQFSLSGETQERERVLVHFSKRYLDCNPGTFNSQDAVHTLTCAIMLLNTDLHGQNIGRKMTCSEFIDNLSELNDGENFPKDILKYLYQAIKNHPLEWALDEESPDQQKSRADNSIQGNQLGTNSLLDTMNSVAAIEYKKGYVMRKCCYDSNYKKTPFGKRSWKMFYCTLRDLVLYLHKDEHGFRKNQQMSDNVHNAIRIHHALATKATDYTKKQHVFRLQTADQSEYLFQTSDSKELQSWIDTINCVCASFSAPPLEGGVGSQKRFQRPLLPSNHTKLLLREQLLSHDTKIIQLENEIEEHRRGPVPTKGLPLQNYKEKESFLLYELKRYKTYSEILSTRMMSGEQDIQNAISQQQTPAGLLSDEGLSNTYHNSLIANTGGGFQVGPNGGSGQNAGATMQQPPHAESMQMTMQQQQQPATNRKENKYKT
- the LOC129786755 gene encoding PH and SEC7 domain-containing protein isoform X2, whose product is MEENFEIILRKSDNSLGFSLLGSAAGLPHVIYDIVENSPAAESGEVEAGDVIVKVNGTDVHRYTTKEVLKCLRLSQDPVTLELRRDPNVKAHVRKYLEQTSNLHPDAEIRPFSLNDSALSPKGAGAASSQAGARFGHNPAYRGQQQQQQQQHSEVTQSRPSRIPQIVRGQTVPPVTTSHAQPTKSAPQSPHGNKIKNVSHIPSSNGTNNNNNSQIVPPANNKARFEAYMMTGDLILNLSRTPQSSGLITSHAKKVDSLRDSPSRISRRNGAMAPQAKYDSSPSSPTYSTDDFSGDSNNSNKVLIEKDNNSIIDSIETKASQHSGSINSVQQKSKSVKGSGVMCNSTGEGGGGGALSANDSAPHRKDMCSVVKSSSSHDSAASAVVDNRQWVHDGNHATSDSVDCAGQQRMAERGASCSSQMMMMRKQPKEHTFDKSYLPTSSVSSSSSTVKSDAVSSPDVCFSVPTSPISMTTPVLEDLAVLKKRDSANSVPTSPESAGQPETKLRRTNNTHNGVVRKCDAAGFRTSRSEDHLQQSQRDGLSAVIPIDIDEDVNSSLNTLLDTRHDSEDSQSSDRDRIVWTYNAPIIQQISAHSSTSHSSSISSSPQHTNTPASPTSVSSSVMSSNSSSKGEKNATNSARMDTHQNLIGPPNGDHSVSEAVSNISSPDYQDEDNLLSSKDMAAMAISDPSDSDSTILVSDTVHRIQDKDNKITIHLRQQNSQFIQHGYSELKNSEDELATLTEDPPTMQIESSGFQDAKESSPPVSDDGSDVDSLHSYHYSPKAVDMPSAVRLAKRLYALDGFKKSDVSRHLSKNNDFTRAVADEYLKYFNFERLTLDEALRQFLQQFSLSGETQERERVLVHFSKRYLDCNPGTFNSQDAVHTLTCAIMLLNTDLHGQNIGRKMTCSEFIDNLSELNDGENFPKDILKYLYQAIKNHPLEWALDEESPDQQKSRADNSIQGNQLGTNSLLDTMNSVAAIEYKKGYVMRKCCYDSNYKKSFCGLFSAPFGKRSWKMFYCTLRDLVLYLHKDEHGFRKNQMSDNVHNAIRIHHALATKATDYTKKQHVFRLQTADQSEYLFQTSDSKELQSWIDTINCVCASFSAPPLEGGVGSQKRFQRPLLPSNHTKLLLREQLLSHDTKIIQLENEIEEHRRGPVPTKGLPLQNYKEKESFLLYELKRYKTYSEILSTRMMSGEQDIQNAISQQQTPAGLLSDEGLSNTYHNSLIANTGGGFQVGPNGGSGQNAGATMQQPPHAESMQMTMQQQQQPATNRKENKYKT